In the genome of Methylomagnum ishizawai, the window CCGTCCGCGCCGGGGCGAGGCTTGGCCCTATAACCTGTTCTGCATGATCCATGGCCGGGACCGCGCCACCGTCGAAACCCAGGTGGAAGCCCTGACCCTGGCCTGCGGCCTGGAAGCCATACCCCGCGCCGTTTTGTTCAGCCGCCGCTGTTTCAAGCAGCGCGGCGCGGTCTACCGTTAAGGATTTGGCTGAAATTAACTTCCCTTTTTTCACGCAAAGGCGCAAAGGCACGAAGGTTTTTTTGCTTGTTTTTTCCTTTGCGTCCCTTGCGCCTTGGCGTGAGGAGGCTTCGATGGCCGACTTTGGAAAACCGGGAAGTTATTCGCGGCCATATCCTAAGCTTTGCCCCATCCATGAACGCACTGGAACGCACCCTCATCAACGACCTACAAGGCGGTTTTCCCATCTGCGAGCGGCCCTACTTGGCGGTCGCGGAACGCCTGGGCTTGACCGAGGAAGCAGTCATCGAAGGACTGCGCGGCTTGTTGGACCAAGGCATCCTGAGCCGTTTCGGGCCGCTCTACCATGCTGAGCGCATGGGCGGGGCGCTGAGCCTGGCGGCGCTGGCCGTGCCCGAGGCCGATTACGAGCGGGTGGTGGCCGAGGTCAACGCCTTCCCGGAAGTCGCCCACAACTACGCCCGCGACCATGCCTTGAACATGTGGTTCGTCCTCGCGACCGAAAAGCCGGAGCGCAAGGCCGAAGTCATCGCGGGGATAGAAGCCACCACCGGCTTGAAGGTCCACGATATGCCCAAGCTGGCCGAATATTACGTGGGCCTGCGCCTGGAGGTATGACCATGCAAGACCGCGATGCCATCGACGAGATCGACCGCCA includes:
- a CDS encoding Lrp/AsnC family transcriptional regulator, whose product is MNALERTLINDLQGGFPICERPYLAVAERLGLTEEAVIEGLRGLLDQGILSRFGPLYHAERMGGALSLAALAVPEADYERVVAEVNAFPEVAHNYARDHALNMWFVLATEKPERKAEVIAGIEATTGLKVHDMPKLAEYYVGLRLEV